ACCACGGCATTGTTATTTTTCTAAATAATGTTTTCCAAAAGGATACAAAAAATAAAGCAGGAAGATCTTTTGTAATAGCGAGAAATCTAGAAACTTTTCTCACGTTAACAGTCGTGCAGGCCACCGTTTGCCGTTCTCGACGTGCGTCGTGTAAGCGCCGCACATAGCAAAGTTCTTAAACAAGCAGGAGCGAGTGCAAACGGGAGATCTTGTTTGCGTTCGCCTGACTCGCGCTGTCAACGCGGCCGGAACCGAACGTCAGGATTATTTCCGCTTCGCACGAAAAGCCAACAGAACACGTCTACGTGCTCTTTTGTTCGACTGAGTCCCCGAATCTTTGAACGTGGCAGCACATGCTACTACTTGCACGCGTTTGCCTCTCAAAATGTTTCCTGGGGCGAAATGGAACGTTGCTAGATATTTTCGCTGGAGGAGATAGCATATACTGCCAACGCATGCGATATATATATAGCTCCATGGCCGTCAACGGGGTAACCTTGATAGGCCGTTGCACGTCATTTGTGTTGTAGAGTAATATGTACAACGCCCTCATTGTTGTGTCTAAAAAAAAATACGGACTGTTTTTCATGTCACGAGCGTCCCATGCTGTAGAAAAGTATATAGCGAGATGTGGCGTGCATCGAGCTTTGATGTATCGATTCAGCTTTTGTTCACGGAACCAATATCAGGTGACGAGCGAAAAGGGGCACGACAGTGAGAGATATTTACATTGCAGTAGGTAGTATTTCATGTTTACTCACGATGGAACATGAAATCATGCAATCTTCTAAAAATCATGAGAATTGCAACTATAATGGTATGCTtgctcatttaagtggttgcgcgtTAACGTCACTTTGATGGCTTTGAAGTCcaatctcacaaaaataatgcaacatgtttttaaaggTTAAATGAGAACACGCGTTCTGATTTAATTGTGGGGAGTTTAGAGAAGATCAAAGGTGGCCTTTTTTTAaaaaactgattttcaatataTTGAATTTTTAACGATATGTCCTTACTTAGGTATTTTTGGTTTGCGTTTCACGGTATTCTCGGGAATTGTATTTGCCACACTTGTTAACCTAATGTGTGGCAACGCTCTGGGAAATTTTCAAGATTCTGGCTATTATAGACACGAAGTACTAAAAGATAAATTCGAAGTGAGAGCATTACTGAACGCTGTGCCATATTTGTGATGTTTTTCTGCAAAGTAGCAACATTTTATAAACGCACGCTATTCATAAGTCAAGAAAATTTGTGAGATCCAAAGCTCCTGTAGTTACTTTTGGAGGATATCGTCAAAATCTCATTTTCGCGCActtcgcaaaaagcggttctggCTCACTGAGAACTTCCGAATCTTTTTGACGAAGACAAATTTTTCTTTCGCGAAACTAATATCGCTGCCGTGGTCCTAGGGACTCGGACAGCAAAATATTATTTTCCTAGCGAACTGAAAGGGGGTCAGCGGGCACGCTCCGGCGTTTTTAACTGAATAAACCTTGTTGCTGAACTCTTCCCAATCAAAATGTGATtgattcttattttatttattttattcacgGAATACTTACGCAATACTGCAGACTCGAAAAGGAGGCCCAAGCTGGAGGGGCAAATGTACACATAATCGGCGCAACGCCAACAAACATTAATATGTTTCGAGATCACATAATTAGAAAAAATAACACTAATAAATGTAAAAAACAGTAACATGAAAAGAAAGAATGCACCAACCATGTAATTATGAGTGAATAGCAATGTGAAATGTAAGCAACAAAAGTAGCAATACAAGCACATGCAAAGTTTTTACACACTTGAGATACGACCACTGTCAAGAGCGCGTAATACATACataatacacacatatatgtattaaacaataataataataacacctggggtttaacgtcccaaaaccacgatatgattatgagaggcgccgtagtggagggctccggaaatttcgaccacctggggttctttaacgtgcacctaaatctaagtacacgggcctcaaacattttcgcctccaccgaaaatgcagccgccgcggccgggattcgatcccgcgaccttcgggtcagcagtcgagtgccataaccactagaccaccgtggcggggcgtattAAACAATAAGAGAAATAAAACAATTTTAAGAATTCGTTAGATTAGCTGATTGGACTATGAATAATGGGACACAAGATAACCAATTAGTGAGTGTATAAATAATGTTATATCAATTTATATCAATTTCAATATCGTGAAACACCTACATGTTCTGAAAAATCGGCGTTACTGTGAAAAAGGTAGGTTGTTCCAACCTGTTAGGCATGTAAAGAAGGAACGTTTGAAAAGATTTGTTCGTGTCCGATAACTTGTGAAAGAGTCAGGGGGACGATGCCGTGTTCTGCGTACTGTAATGGATTTTAAATAAGGACTTGGGTTTATAGTCAAGATGTTATCTTGGAGCGAAAACAGAAGTTTTAGTCTGTGCATTTTTCTGCGTAACTGAAGGTGTCTGAATGTTATGCTACGTCATTAGACTAGAGGGATAGTCAATTTTGCGATATTTGGAATAGATGAACCTGACAGCTTTACGCTGTAGCATTTTTCTTAAGCTGCGAGGCATACCatcactttttttgtttctttatttgccGTGTAAATGATCGTGCAACAATTCATTGCGAGTACGTGCGCCCCTCTTGGTATTGTTGAGCCTGGCGTTCTGGGCTGTAATCAAACTTGCGCCCTATACAGACGGCTTATCTACGCAGCCATCGAGCGGCGACGGAAAGAGTCCTATGGCGGCCGGGGACGGCGCACTCGCCCTGCAGAATTTCAGCCCTTTATTGCTCCGCCGGGAGCCGTTCAAGCATCGACAGCGCCGTCGAATGTATTGCTTAAAGCGTTCATAACCACAAAGGTCCTACATCAGGCAAAAAAATAAACGGGCAAATTGTGCATGAATTGAGGCACCCGTTACTCAGGTGCTCGGGTGAGCTAGCATGTGGTAAAGTTTTACTGCACTTGcgcgggcaaaaaaaaagaagcatcaaagAAGAAAGAGCTTGAACTTATATTTTTcttcaataaataaaaagagcATAGCCTCTCGAAGGTAAGCTGAAGGGACGATTTATTACCTCACGCTTACGCCGAGATTCCGGACAGCCATTTGTGTGTCTTGTAAAATGCTTTATAGAAAAACTGCCTGTATCGTGCGCCAGAAGAACATTTAGGGTGCGCGAATTTAAGGAACAACCTCAAAATTTGTACAAGTTACTGCTGATGCTTAGTTTGCTGGAAACCATTTTTCACGATTGATTCAGTTCACTTCTAATTTAGCTTGTATTGTGATATACATAGTTGCTACGTGACGTACAGATTACGCATATGCTGTTACTGCCTGCAATGGTATTGCAGTCAGTACCCTTCACCGCTGTCGAGTAGCAGCCTAGCGCATACTATCGCCCAGGCCGAGCTTTGTGTTCAAAAGTGTTTAAAAAATATTCTTATGTACTCATTTCACTGATTGTGCTAATTGTTCACAAGCTGTTGCAACTTCGGTCTTATTTCCTTTGTTATCATTTTTTTAGAAAGGAGGTGTCCATTCAGTATTTGACATCGCGACCACATCCCGTATATAAATATTTCATAACATTATAATGCGACTCCGATCACCTTGATCAATTATATTACACCTGTATAAAACGCTTGCTCGACCTGATTTATAACAGGCATTGCTCTATCTGGGATCCCGAGACACTACTCGTTCTGCTGCTGTTGAATTCATCCGGAATCACTCAGCCCGTTTGAATTCGGCCACATTACACTCGTCATGCCAGCGTACCGTCAACGAAAGCAACACTTGCATTACGTGAACTGtgttggctttcgcctttcttTGTAACACAGAATCTATCGCTATATTCCTACTCTGAAAGACCTTTTTTCCGCATCCTTTGTGTTCGGACAATAATTACGAAGTCGGTGTACCATCGGTAAAGAAATTAGCGCGGCTTCTTTAGGAACTGGCTCGCGAAGATCTTACGCTGGGGCgatgtcccgcgccgtaagcgtaaccttagttccagaggctaCCGCTACAGGCGCAGTTCGCGCGAAAGAGCAGTCTTCTTCcccttgctcttcgagcgccttgataataatattaacgcaggcaaaaccacatatagcatagccaactgtagcatacggCGCTCTCTCCAATCCGGCAGTGCGCTTCCtcactaataacatgaacgaataAGACAAGgcagcggagcggagggctcgcaaggcagcagcagctcgggctcgccgccaagaccctgcgctgagagctcgcgaggccgcataGAGACGTCAgcatcgtgcggaccccgagatacaagcccacgaagccgaagcagcgcggaagcggcggcaagagaacctcgaagaggtatggGCGCGGgacgcagcggccaagcgccgaaagcggtcgctgccTGAGGTTGGTGGCGCTAACACAAGCttgaagcgcgatttcctcgaccacacgttcggccacagctgcaaggtctgcgaccgcttgtggttcgacagcaACCTGACCAGAATCGCTACTATAACAGCGtgcgacgtctttatatgacagtagaggaattgttcggaacattcacggtttacccaattatctccgagccagctcctcaatcatcatcacttcgtggatatggcgtgacttttttttactTAAAAGATATGTCGATTGACTTGAGCAACTATGCGCTTCATAATTCTTCTGAATTGATGTTTTCTTCTCCACGGTAAGCCCTGTAGCAAGTGGCTGAGTGTGTTTGCGACATCACGGAAAGCACAGGATTCATCGACTGCCCGCACCTGTTGACAAACATTCGTGCGCAGGCTCGCAAGCAGATTGAACACGTAATCTTACAGAATGACAAACCGAAGAGGGCAATTGTGATGTGTTCCAGCCGGTGATGCAGCATCCCCCCCACTTACCCATTCTCCAATGACACACGGAAGAGCGCAACTCTTCAACCACGATACTTTCTGCCAGAAAAATTGAGGACCTGAAATTGCAATAAAGAAGGCAGCACATCGGGATCATGATAATAGCACGTTGTGTTCAAACCCCATAAGGAATGAGGAATGCTTACTCAGACGACCGAACATCCTTGGAACCCAGGGCCTTCGCGGCAAATAGAGGTCACTGACGCTACTTGGACAGCAGGGTGGCTTATCCAAGGAAGCGAAAAGGTAGTGAGGGTATGAAAGCTGGGACCAGACCGGAATTTAGGTTTGGCATTTCGTTGTCCCTTGGCGTTTTGCAGTCGCCGCCACAGTTCACTACAAATAATTGCACATGTTACCTGCTGTGCGCGAAAGGGAGACGAATGTGATCTCTCGctctattacagcgaaagctgttatgagatcacaacaagagctgtctttggcgccgtagttgtccaccgccgccggtgtctgtaaccactatcgcgtgaataaaaaaaaaacgagataagaAAAGAATGTCTAGGATAGATCGAGGTTCGAACCGGCGCCCTCTGCGCGGAAGCTCAGAATTCTACCTCATAGCCACGgcggtgctttcttttttttgtcatggtatttattacactgAATATTAGAACgcacaataagagcacaaataaagaaaacaaaagtacaataacatagcgacaataagcgctcaagtgTTACTAAGGACACATtggatggctaacacaacgtgcagtagaacagcgagagttcttcacatcgtgctatacaggaaaggtggtgaggccgagcgcCTCACCAAGAGGAgataccagtccggtctaaagtcaaggtcgtcataaatgtcctttaggtgAATAGCAATTCGCTTGAAGAAATGGGGGGTTCAGCGTTACGGTCTTGCATACGTGTCTTACCTAAGCTATGCATATCCATGAGGAAAAGCATATCatacggcacttcatcaagcgaagTTGGTATAAGATAACATATGGTGTGAGAATTAATGACAAAACTTTTCTGCAGTGCTCaatgaaggacatcccagaacagagtagcgtctttgcagctaacaaagcaatCTTCTagtgtttccggcacatcacatagacggcagttaacagaagcaacaaaaataccttttcttttgtagcgttagctacacttgcctagccggagccgatttcgcgctgattctcatgagccgtgctgcgcatgcgcggcgatcagtgatgtcacgcagctggctcaccggagccggcatctcacgcgctctccgccaccgccgctgctggtctgcgcgttcgggaggagcggcgtcggcggcgtcatggccgcggcagacacactggcgccggagCGCGTGCAGAATCCGCCACTGCCGTGCGCGActagccgctgctggtctgcgcattcgagaggagtgacgtcatagccatggcagacacactggcgccggcgcgcgcgcagctattcgccttcgctgtgcagttgccgtctgacactgcgctggagccgcttgatagcgcctctgactggcgtttgcaggtgggtaacgccatggggaaggagagcgcaaatgctgctcaatggcgcagaagagccgagaagcttatctcatcggatcccgaagtagttgcctggcaattagcggttcaacgtacgaagaatgaacagaagaaggctaataatcctaggcaatctggaaagctaagaaaaaattcacagcatatccacgggtgaatgatgaagagcttgggcgaagctcctgaagcaatcatggttagaccgtaaaatcttcagtggtttcgcccagcagtaatcaaagcgatagcccagtacatcatcaaagacgtgacaaacactgtatatatttatacgagaaattttattaatcgtaagtggtagctagacgtggcttccgtttccccttcattataacggctttatggacGGTGAAGTGATGTATCGGtggtgggtcgtagtgggatgtttgcaaagacgaagtagtgggcagtttgcaaagctggcttccgttcccccttcattataacggctttatggtcggtgaagtgatgtatCGGTGATGGAtggtagtgggatgtttgcaaagacgaagtagtgggcagtttgcaaaggatcggtgatgggtcgtagtacaCTGCcagttacgccttacgccggacgcgtgacaaggttagactaagaggagcttcgcccttaataatcagctgaacctttgctaacactacgtataacctggcatagccgagctaagccaccgcaATTTTTTTAACCATGTGTTTACCGGCAGTGCTTCAGAatggagtttatagaagaatgtttttaattgggaggaatatacattttgcgcacacgtttcaacacatcgtggcctggAAGATCGtagtacaatgaacggtacaacggaggcgggaagagcatagttagtaacTCCGTATATAGTGccttgcgcgagactgtgtacaggtattccatggaaaagccatgccggtgcttgaagctactttgcaaaaagatcctatacaggcttcatatcgggaaggaacctcattaacatacgtaatgtggtgtggtagaagagtaagataacaaccaggcgtcacacaatgcgaattgcgcaacgagtgggttgaatgcttccaacccattacaaagggctctgccattattctttatcgctgtcagccacagcgtcaacaaagggcgcataataccttacaggtgtttagcgcgtaccacggttctccgtagattgacgaaaaattgcatagcggctgcttccctacttcacaaaaattgtgatgatttatagcgtagtgtgttcctcgcaagtgcacttctattggttgccaggaagcccatagggctcccatgatcaatttcctcagggtctcaataaagttaatttcccctctctctttctttctcacgttaacatatgttataaagcgtggtgggagagttaaataacgaccggacgtcacacaattcgaattacgtaactagtcggtcgtttaaagcttccaacccattacatagggctcagccataattcttcatcgtcattcaACAatcgcatgaacaaagtgcacataatgcctaacagatggtacctcgcttctccgcagaatgacttgtggcgtagtggttactttgctagtgtacttgtattagtagccacaatatagtttataacgggctctagaaatgccgcaatggcgctattccagctttcgctgtgactgtgctgcgctttccgcgcaggcctggcatttttttttcaagttgaaAACATTGTTTCCGTAGGAGCctccttcatttgttttcttttctgtacAATATTTTAGTGGACTGAGATGTATGAAGGAATGCACATAAATTTTCATTTGCTCCACGAAATCAACGACGACAACGATGCGCATACAGTTCGCTGTCGCACGGGTGCAAGCTGCGGCGCTCGCGCGCAATATCGAGAATGAAGAAGCGGCTCGAGGAGTAAGAAGCATCAGGCCGCTATGCAATCAAGAGATTCCTGGCCTCAGCCGTTCAAAAGTCTCTGCAATCACCTATGGAACACAAGCGACAGCAGCGCCAAGTCCCAGCGCGCGAAGGAAGCAGACCTGCGGTCGAAGGAGTCCGAGTTGCACCGTCGCCAAAGCTCGGACGGCGCCCGAGTGTGCGTTCCGTTCGGCGACGGCGCGTTCCAAGTGAGGCTGCTCATCGTCACAGCGGTCGCAGCCAGCATCGCGCTCACCCAGGCAAGCCTCTTCAGGCATTCGATGCGCGAATTAGACCACTGGTGCGCGCGGCCGCCCGGATTCTCCAACATGAGCGTGGCCACATGGAAAGCGATGGCCATTCCACGGGACATCGACGGGAACTTCAGCCGATGCACGGTACGAGAACCACCCGACGGGGGCGCGTTGGCTCGAGCAGTGCCCTGCGCCGCTTGGGAGTTCAACCTGAGCGACCACGGCAACACCGTCGTCAGCGAGTGGAACCTCGTTTGTCAGCGGAGCTGGCTGAGCGACGTCGCGCACGTGGTCGTCTTCTCCACGAACGTTCTCTTGCTGCCGCTGGTGGGCATGGCGGCGGACCGAGCTGGGCGCAAGACCGTCGCCTTCGTGTCCAACACGGGCCTCCTGCTCACGCTCGTGGGGTGCAGCATAGCGAGCGACTTTCAGACGTTCGTCGTGACGCAAGCTGCGGTCTCGGTGTTGTCGAAGAGCATGGCCGTGCTGTATGTACTCCTGTACGAATTCACGACAGCGTCCCGTAGACTGCTATACTGCTTCGTCGCGCTGGTGCTCCCGAGCGTCTTCGGGCCGCTACTGCTGTTCTTCGTGGACATGTTCAAGCTCGACTGGTCCCTGTCGCAGCTTGTGGTCACCACGCTTGCCCTGCTGCTCCTAGCCACCTTCTGCGTGGTTGAAGAGTCGCCCACCTGGCTCTTGGCCACACACAATCTCGAAGAAGCCGAGAAGGTAGTCTGCAGAGCGGGCAGCGTCAACATCGTGTCTCAGATCGAGTGTCGCAGGCAGTTCCGCAGCGAAGTGGAGAGCTAcagacgagaacaggtcgacctGCCGTCCGATAACACCATGGGGCTCTTCCGTTCGGGATGGCTCAGAGGCCGCTCGTTCATACTAGTCTTCGTCTGGCTCGTCATTAGCTGGGCCTACAGCCATCACGTGGAAGAACGCGGCGCCACCAGCGACACCTACGTGCGTAGCGCCACGCTCATCGGCTTGGGTCCCATGTTCGTCGTCGTCTGGCCGGTCCTGGAGTACGACCAGGGAGTCAAGCGAGCCATTTCGATCTCCGCCCTGGTGTTCGCCGCTTCGTCTGCCGTCGCCTTCGCCGTGCCCACAGACGAATCGTCGCCGTGGCAAACCGTCTTGCCCGTTTCGATGCGTCTCTCGCTGACCCTTCCCGTCGCGTTCTTATTTTTTCTCACCATCAGCTTGTACCCGGCGATTCTGCGGTGCGAGGCtaccctccttggctacgcctgCGCCATCGTGGGCGACAACGCGGGCTACATGGCGTTCACGCGCCTCTTGGGACGACGGCAGGACGCGACCCTCGCAGTCCAGTCCGTCCTTGCTGCGCTTGCCGCTGTGGCCGTCGCGTACCTGCCGCAGGATGATCGGCACGATCTTTCTCGCCGGCGTTCTTTGGCGGCGCTGTGGAGAAGGTCGAGCATCACCAGCACCAAACAAATAAGCGGAGGTGCTGTATGCGAACGCCGAACGCTGCCGGATCCAATGCCTGAGCAGTTCTCGATTCGTGCTGGCATGCTAAACGACGGCAGGTAGATAGTTTGAAGACGGCGAATACATGCTCGGAACGTATGTTTTGGGCGTGTATACGCGTATACGTATATATCAGTAAAATATCTGCTTATCTGCACGTGTACTATGCAGTGGCGTTTATTACGAGACGCAACTGAGTGCCTTCCGACCTAAAATTCCCGCCAGCAAGGCGGAGTTCGCAGCAAATGCAGAAAAACGCCGTTTTCGCGCCCTTCCTCCTTCATGCATATTACGGCcaagtctaccctgtgccgtcgtcctTCATGCACTTTACAGCGAAGTCTACCCTGTACCTTCGTCGTGGtatagcagtagcagcagtagtagtaggcgtcTCGCTGGTCACGTGAGCAGAAGGGGCGtggataaagaaataaaaaattctGATGACGATGCTAGTAATGATGACGATATGATGACGATCGTCATCAtccttacagcttcgctgtccggcgCATGAGGGGTAGGGGCGCCGCTAATCatctaacggggggggggggggggggggtggcgtcgATTTTGCCCCATGCACTCACTCAGTCGGCCTTTATGGCTACGCATGTGGTGACCAAAAAAGCCCCGATGTTGCATTCAGATAACTGTTTACTTCCTACCTTTAGTCCCGTAagtcggggaccaatggcaggccctTGTGAGAAGTGAGaagtacgtcatcgcttcattttcatttttgcatccattgccgggctcgttttctttcggtctcgaccagggggggggggggggggggggaggggcaggagGTGCCACTTGGGCCCCCTCTAAGGGAGAACCCCACGCACGCATATGACTGCTACTGCTAGTTGTAAAGGGTCTCGCTTTTCCCTGATTGCGGTGTGTGAGAACCGAAGTCGGTGCATGTGCCTTCTCGGATGAAACAATGACCGATTTCGCGTGCTATATTCTGGCGGTAGCATTTATGCGAACTGTAGAGTTCACTTTAGGCGCGCTCATTCCAAATGGTCCTCCGCCGCTCTACTGTCACGCTCGACGGCACATGCGCGGCTCTCGCGTGGTGGTTTACAATATATCTAAACCTGCGGAGTTCATTGGACATTAACGAAGGACTATAAGTGATGCGCACCAACCGTGAACGCTCAGCTCAATCAGCTTGTTGGTGGAGCCAGCTTCAGTCCCTCACATGTATTGGTGTTAGTTGAAAACAGACTAGGTCAATTAATATTGCTGAGATTGCAAATGTATAGATACTAGAAGAGTTTTATGTTTCACGTTACGTGATGTTATTTGGTACTTTGTGCTTTGATGTGAGCTCCCAGCTTGTGAGCGAAAGGAAGCGTAATAGATAATATTACGTCTATGGAAAGATTGACGTGTTAATCACCGTTTTCCTCATAACTTCGTTAACTGGTTTTGTCATGGACTTTCTTAAAATATTCAAATTTTTCATGATCATGTCATTTAAATCTAGGTAATAAGTGTCATAATGGCATCGAGAATGATGGAAGTCTACAGggtgtgtttttttagacaatacaaatttttaataaaaattccaTGACCGTCAGGCTCCTTTCgatttcgcacacgaactctatgcCGATGTGGAAATACTTTTCCGCAGCTAAAATAACATTgacgtgactaattaacaaaatctggttaattacctttttaattatcGACTTGAAGGAAGCTGTTTTCATTAGAAAATTGCAGTGCGTGCCAAATTAAGGCACACCTATATTTTTAGAAATCGTGAAAGTTACTCGTAATCAGAGATATTCGTCATTGAACTGCAAGGCCGATACTGAAACTGATCGTGCccggcgcgcaaaaaacaaaaaaaaaaaaacgcgaacattTGGATACGTCGGACCGGAACTACCCGCGACAAGGAAGCGACGAATTTAAAATCAAGGCGTGCCAAAGCAGAATCTCTTCAGGAA
Above is a window of Rhipicephalus sanguineus isolate Rsan-2018 chromosome 3, BIME_Rsan_1.4, whole genome shotgun sequence DNA encoding:
- the LOC119385774 gene encoding solute carrier family 22 member 7, giving the protein MQSRDSWPQPFKSLCNHLWNTSDSSAKSQRAKEADLRSKESELHRRQSSDGARVCVPFGDGAFQVRLLIVTAVAASIALTQASLFRHSMRELDHWCARPPGFSNMSVATWKAMAIPRDIDGNFSRCTVREPPDGGALARAVPCAAWEFNLSDHGNTVVSEWNLVCQRSWLSDVAHVVVFSTNVLLLPLVGMAADRAGRKTVAFVSNTGLLLTLVGCSIASDFQTFVVTQAAVSVLSKSMAVLYVLLYEFTTASRRLLYCFVALVLPSVFGPLLLFFVDMFKLDWSLSQLVVTTLALLLLATFCVVEESPTWLLATHNLEEAEKVVCRAGSVNIVSQIECRRQFRSEVESYRREQVDLPSDNTMGLFRSGWLRGRSFILVFVWLVISWAYSHHVEERGATSDTYVRSATLIGLGPMFVVVWPVLEYDQGVKRAISISALVFAASSAVAFAVPTDESSPWQTVLPVSMRLSLTLPVAFLFFLTISLYPAILRCEATLLGYACAIVGDNAGYMAFTRLLGRRQDATLAVQSVLAALAAVAVAYLPQDDRHDLSRRRSLAALWRRSSITSTKQISGGAVCERRTLPDPMPEQFSIRAGMLNDGR